The following are encoded together in the Ovis canadensis isolate MfBH-ARS-UI-01 breed Bighorn chromosome 2, ARS-UI_OviCan_v2, whole genome shotgun sequence genome:
- the RPE gene encoding ribulose-phosphate 3-epimerase isoform X2: protein MHFVPNITFGHPVVESLRKQLGQDPFFDMHMMVSRPEQWVKPMAVAGANQYTFHLEATDNPGALIKDIRENGMKVGLAIKPGTSVEYLAPWANQIDMALVMTVEPGFGGQKFMDDMMPKVHWLRTQFPSLDIEVDGGVGPDTIHKCAEAGANMIVSGSAIMRSEDPRSVINLLRNVCSEAAQKRSLDR, encoded by the exons GCATTTTGTTCCCAACATCACCTTTGGTCACCCTGTGGTAGAAAGCCTCCGAAAGCAGCTAGGCCAGGACCCTTTCTTTG ACATGCACATGATGGTGTCCAGGCCAGAACAATGGGTAAAGCCAATGGCTGTAGCAGGAGCCAATCAATATACCTTTCATCTCGAGGCTACTGACAACCCAGGAGCTTTGATCAAAGACATTCGGGAGAATGGAATGAAG GTTGGCCTTGCTATCAAACCAGGAACTTCAGTTGAGTATTTGGCACCATGGGCTAATCAAATAGATATGGCCTTGGTTATGACAGTGGAACCTGGGTTTGGAGGGCAGAAATTCATGGACGATATGATGccaaag GTTCATTGGTTGAGGACCCAGTTCCCATCTTTGGACATTGAGGTGGATGGTGGAGTAGGTCCTGACACTATCCATAAATGCGCAGAG GCAGGAGCTAACATGATTGTGTCTGGCAGTGCCATTATGAGGAGTGAAGACCCCAGATCTGTGATCAACCTGTTAAGAAACGTTTGTTCAGAAGCTGCTCAGAAACGTTCTCTTGATCGATGA
- the RPE gene encoding ribulose-phosphate 3-epimerase isoform X3: MHMMVSRPEQWVKPMAVAGANQYTFHLEATDNPGALIKDIRENGMKVGLAIKPGTSVEYLAPWANQIDMALVMTVEPGFGGQKFMDDMMPKVHWLRTQFPSLDIEVDGGVGPDTIHKCAEAGANMIVSGSAIMRSEDPRSVINLLRNVCSEAAQKRSLDR; encoded by the exons ATGCACATGATGGTGTCCAGGCCAGAACAATGGGTAAAGCCAATGGCTGTAGCAGGAGCCAATCAATATACCTTTCATCTCGAGGCTACTGACAACCCAGGAGCTTTGATCAAAGACATTCGGGAGAATGGAATGAAG GTTGGCCTTGCTATCAAACCAGGAACTTCAGTTGAGTATTTGGCACCATGGGCTAATCAAATAGATATGGCCTTGGTTATGACAGTGGAACCTGGGTTTGGAGGGCAGAAATTCATGGACGATATGATGccaaag GTTCATTGGTTGAGGACCCAGTTCCCATCTTTGGACATTGAGGTGGATGGTGGAGTAGGTCCTGACACTATCCATAAATGCGCAGAG GCAGGAGCTAACATGATTGTGTCTGGCAGTGCCATTATGAGGAGTGAAGACCCCAGATCTGTGATCAACCTGTTAAGAAACGTTTGTTCAGAAGCTGCTCAGAAACGTTCTCTTGATCGATGA